The nucleotide sequence ACGGTAAAAGGTTGTGAAGGCATATCTGACGAAAAGGCTGAAAATTTGGATATGTCAGCTCGCTCCGTTCATTATCATTGGGAAAAGCAGCCTTTTCCCTCATATCACATCACAAACAACGGTGCGGAAATACGCCGTATCAAAAAGCGTATTGAAAACCTTGAGGCTAACAAAAATACGGAGTTTGTCGGCTGGAAATTTAACGGCGGCGAAGCGGTCATAAATGAGGATAAAAACCGTTTGCAGCTTCTGTTTGATGAAAAACCGAGCAAAGAACAAAGAGAAACGCTCAAAGCAAACGGCTTTCGGTGGGCGCCGAGTGATGCCGCTTGGCAAAGACAGCTTAATCCCAACGCTTTCTATGCGGCAAATCGGATAGATTTCATTAAACCCGAAAACGGTGAAAGACCTACCGACTTGCAGCCAAAAGAACCGAAAAAGAGCGAGCCGGAAAGATGAGGAGGTAATCAATTTTGGAGATAAGAATCAATAAGGAAATTAAGGACTATCACGAAAGCCTGTTTTTCGGACTTTCCACACGGCAGTTTATCTGTTCGGTAGCGGCGGTCGGAGCCGCTGTCGGGATATATTTCGGACTTAAAAACTATATCGACAAAGAAACGGTATCTTGGCTTTGTATTGTGGCGGCTTCACCTATTGCCATTGCCGGCTTTTTCAAATACAACGGTATGAACTTTGAAGAATTTGTCGGAGCGTGGTTTAGGTCTGAATTTCTCGCTGCCGGAGTGCGAAAATTTGAAAGCACGAATTATCTTTATGAAATGATAAAGGAGGAACTCACAAATGGCAATGCTAAATCTGTTCGGAAGAAAAAACCGAATAAAAAAGCAAAAAAGAAAAATTGCAAGGACGGTTCAGCA is from Qingrenia yutianensis and encodes:
- a CDS encoding PrgI family protein, with the protein product MEIRINKEIKDYHESLFFGLSTRQFICSVAAVGAAVGIYFGLKNYIDKETVSWLCIVAASPIAIAGFFKYNGMNFEEFVGAWFRSEFLAAGVRKFESTNYLYEMIKEELTNGNAKSVRKKKPNKKAKKKNCKDGSAVDTH